From the genome of Vibrio gangliei, one region includes:
- a CDS encoding GNAT family N-acetyltransferase → MLALTKRSQHDLSTDSFIQSEQSLIGGHSMHPAPKSCEPLTEDQQYAYLPEYAQSFSIEWFAIHPNYIASQTEIPQLLETFKALLQHNLSLDGKNTDHIPTLIQQGWLALPMHPLQAKEWRKNINNHGLYEYVVDCQLSTHGWTATSSTRAIYHPKLAWMLKVSLPVKLTNSLRLLSEKEAKRGVQFSQILQTAAGQEMQQRMPQTEFIQEPIWASIKDVNGQCLDLPLVCLRENIFYRNQASLIDQPNIHLLATANQNINGRSQVGEWIKNYAQESQQTLEMAARQWLNQFMENVIQPLCIARSDYGIIFLAHQQNILLDIENNRPIGMKYRDCQGIGLTDVALKQFSDLFDKQDPEYFVSQDKVDPYLSYYLVGNTLLNTIAAICADTQIEEYKLWSVCQHAFSQWRQARPKDSAFYDYLLHSTTLRWKRNFFCFLSDLNEATLPDPSQIYCEIDNPFYHSQPKARLYKPLPSSDQQSRSICIESLQGLSEKDHSHQRFAMYELGLLQGEFDLILSQDSIYIDTELAEPMLWWSAAEHAFYTSNKTELHCGHWPDFVLPHLTDGKLLHNTFLQVAPIWHQTAKITESEQRHTATNGISHPTRPPKPVGTVFQRYCYHLKRTVSFRMIDISRDLDIFHQWHNHPLTSPIWELEGSLEMHSQYLQKLEQDPHQFAIIGEFDGVAFGYFEVYWSAEDRLGPHYACQDHDRGIHILVGNLDYRGGTFFDAWGKSILHYCFLVEPKTNSIVGEPNAKNHRVVKITERIGMKKQFEFDFPHKRAALLQCQRQDFFENVIF, encoded by the coding sequence TTGTTAGCACTAACGAAACGTTCTCAACACGATCTTTCCACCGATAGTTTTATCCAGTCGGAGCAATCTTTAATCGGTGGACATAGCATGCACCCTGCGCCAAAAAGTTGTGAGCCTTTAACCGAAGATCAGCAATATGCTTACCTTCCTGAATACGCGCAAAGTTTTTCTATTGAATGGTTTGCAATCCACCCTAATTACATCGCCTCTCAAACAGAAATACCGCAACTGCTTGAAACTTTTAAAGCACTGTTGCAACACAATTTATCTTTAGATGGAAAAAACACTGATCATATACCAACGTTGATTCAACAAGGTTGGTTAGCACTTCCCATGCATCCATTACAAGCCAAAGAATGGCGAAAAAACATCAACAATCATGGTTTATATGAATATGTTGTCGATTGCCAATTGAGTACACACGGCTGGACAGCAACCTCATCCACAAGAGCAATTTATCACCCTAAACTAGCATGGATGCTGAAAGTATCACTGCCCGTTAAGTTAACCAATTCTTTGCGTCTACTCAGTGAAAAAGAGGCTAAACGAGGTGTTCAGTTCAGCCAGATATTACAGACCGCTGCGGGTCAAGAAATGCAGCAAAGAATGCCCCAAACTGAATTTATCCAAGAGCCAATTTGGGCTTCGATAAAAGATGTAAACGGTCAGTGCCTAGATTTACCTCTAGTTTGCTTACGAGAAAATATTTTTTACCGTAATCAAGCGTCCCTCATCGACCAACCCAATATTCACCTTCTTGCCACGGCAAATCAAAATATCAATGGTAGAAGCCAAGTAGGAGAATGGATAAAAAACTACGCGCAAGAAAGTCAGCAGACATTAGAGATGGCAGCACGCCAGTGGTTAAACCAATTTATGGAGAATGTTATTCAGCCACTGTGTATTGCCCGCAGTGACTACGGAATCATTTTTTTAGCGCACCAACAAAACATCTTATTAGATATTGAAAATAATCGACCAATAGGTATGAAATATCGAGATTGCCAAGGTATCGGCTTAACGGATGTTGCTCTCAAGCAATTTTCCGATCTTTTTGATAAACAAGATCCTGAGTATTTTGTATCACAAGATAAAGTCGACCCTTACCTTTCTTATTATTTGGTTGGAAACACATTACTCAATACCATCGCTGCCATCTGTGCAGATACTCAAATAGAGGAATATAAGCTATGGTCGGTTTGCCAACATGCCTTTTCTCAATGGCGTCAAGCACGACCGAAAGACTCAGCCTTCTATGATTATTTGCTCCACTCAACAACCTTGAGGTGGAAGCGTAATTTCTTCTGTTTCTTATCTGACTTGAACGAAGCAACCTTACCGGATCCTAGTCAGATTTATTGCGAAATTGACAACCCATTTTATCACTCTCAACCAAAGGCTAGACTATATAAGCCTCTACCTTCAAGTGACCAGCAATCTCGCAGCATTTGTATAGAATCGTTACAAGGTCTATCAGAAAAAGATCATTCTCATCAACGCTTCGCAATGTATGAATTGGGGTTATTACAAGGGGAATTCGATTTAATCTTATCTCAAGATTCCATCTATATTGATACTGAGTTAGCAGAGCCGATGTTGTGGTGGAGCGCCGCTGAACACGCATTTTATACCAGTAATAAAACCGAGCTACATTGCGGCCATTGGCCTGACTTTGTACTCCCTCACTTAACGGATGGAAAGCTATTACATAACACCTTTCTTCAAGTGGCACCCATTTGGCACCAAACGGCAAAAATCACTGAATCGGAACAAAGACACACAGCGACCAACGGCATTTCGCACCCCACCCGTCCGCCCAAACCCGTGGGTACCGTCTTTCAACGTTATTGTTACCACCTAAAACGCACCGTGTCATTTCGCATGATCGACATTAGCCGTGATCTAGACATTTTTCACCAGTGGCATAATCACCCATTAACATCGCCAATTTGGGAGCTAGAAGGCAGCTTAGAAATGCATTCTCAATACTTGCAAAAATTAGAACAGGATCCACATCAGTTTGCCATTATCGGAGAGTTTGATGGCGTCGCCTTTGGATATTTTGAAGTGTATTGGTCAGCAGAAGATCGTTTAGGCCCTCATTACGCATGCCAAGATCATGACCGAGGGATACATATTTTAGTCGGAAATTTAGACTACCGAGGCGGCACCTTCTTTGATGCTTGGGGGAAATCTATCTTGCATTACTGCTTTTTGGTCGAACCAAAAACTAACAGTATTGTCGGTGAACCCAATGCCAAAAACCATCGAGTTGTCAAAATCACTGAACGGATTGGAATGAAAAAACAATTCGAGTTTGATTTTCCGCATAAACGTGCTGCATTGCTGCAATGTCAACGCCAA
- a CDS encoding MFS transporter, translating to MWLFGSLFTLGINQTLLIALLPQIAVLFNVDAQSHQLGLIAMAINVNLISYWIGSGLWGKYLSRMSLTQAYWIAGIGYITCHLLFVAALFHLSSPQLWLAALSRFGLGLFSSAFMPIGQTYLTHKHPAELNNISKLSGAATLGRLVGPTFVFLPLGLSTILLLTLLPISVSLLLIKWLVRHPLSLNVIPTEAKAVSALTLVQRYKLTFLTAGLTTMLVAIYQLMLVPYLSQLGFNSEQTSNYLAGIMLAISSLMGINQLWITPKLLAKPVLIWHFISWPLAFCGYILAAFEHSLITLILFSTALTVALSNLPAWYSKQLLSLNQNHLHTSQLSGLLAQSHSSGHLMGTALASLAVYLSINAEFLLIMFISILFLSAVLLKRQHLTQISTAN from the coding sequence ATGTGGTTATTTGGATCACTATTCACTTTAGGAATTAATCAGACATTACTGATCGCACTCCTTCCTCAAATCGCTGTGCTTTTTAACGTCGATGCACAAAGCCATCAATTAGGACTGATCGCAATGGCGATTAATGTCAATTTAATCAGTTATTGGATTGGTTCAGGGCTATGGGGAAAGTACCTTAGCCGGATGAGTTTGACGCAAGCCTACTGGATCGCAGGCATTGGATATATTACGTGTCATCTTCTGTTCGTTGCCGCTCTATTTCATTTATCGAGCCCGCAACTTTGGTTAGCCGCATTAAGTCGATTTGGCCTTGGCTTATTCAGCAGCGCATTCATGCCAATAGGACAAACTTATCTGACTCACAAGCACCCTGCTGAGTTAAATAACATTTCAAAACTCAGCGGTGCAGCGACCCTAGGACGATTAGTCGGCCCGACTTTTGTTTTTTTACCATTAGGGTTATCAACCATTCTTTTACTCACACTGCTTCCTATCAGCGTAAGTTTATTGCTCATAAAATGGTTAGTTAGACACCCATTAAGCCTGAATGTCATCCCCACGGAGGCCAAAGCAGTTTCTGCACTAACGCTCGTTCAGCGATATAAATTAACCTTTTTGACCGCAGGTTTAACCACCATGTTGGTCGCGATATACCAATTAATGCTGGTACCTTATTTAAGTCAGTTAGGATTCAACTCCGAACAAACCTCCAACTACCTTGCGGGAATTATGCTGGCAATCAGCAGCTTGATGGGCATAAACCAACTGTGGATCACGCCTAAACTATTAGCTAAACCAGTATTGATTTGGCACTTTATCAGCTGGCCTCTTGCTTTTTGTGGTTACATTCTCGCCGCCTTTGAACATAGCTTGATAACGCTAATCCTATTTAGCACAGCACTGACTGTTGCGCTGTCCAATTTGCCAGCCTGGTATTCCAAGCAACTTTTATCTCTTAATCAAAACCATTTACACACCAGTCAACTCAGTGGCCTCTTAGCGCAATCTCATTCTAGCGGTCACCTGATGGGAACAGCATTGGCATCATTGGCAGTCTACCTAAGCATTAATGCCGAGTTTCTACTGATCATGTTTATCTCAATATTATTTTTAAGTGCGGTGTTGCTCAAACGCCAACACCTCACCCAAATCTCAACGGCAAACTAA
- a CDS encoding IucA/IucC family protein — MSYTFWEQANRNLIGKTLSEIHFEQLVEYGSLSAQTPNTHTSNKQIYVLDCGAQQWRFEAQKTVWRMLNIDNDSIQSSHGEMTLLNDLLIDLQPVLNISDMNLAGFLEEVQQTLISELRSLEVQQGLTAFDIVQCDEITRQKYLNAHPKLIANKGRLGWGEHDLERYSPESAQAFTLHFLAVDKSISVSGFKAGLNIEDLFASFVSESEWHSLLNKLPSGGLEQFDIILVHPWQLQRYLKSQFLQYFVESKLIELGTTTVKWLPQQSIRTLTAEIPSVKVDVKTALTILNTSCYRGIPGKYIAHGARISAWLADITKQDAVLNKLGLRVQQEIGGVYCPHPYQAKIDGPYRYQEMLGCIWRERAESLLSEHQRPLSMATLMQQDLSGMPCIEALIHLSNRTAQEWLKAMFTHVVVPIYHLMVKYGVGIVAHGQNVTLILENHFPVGCLIKDFHGDLRLIDQDFPELSTLDQDIQVNLVRLPAHYLIHDLLTGHFVTVLRFVSPMLEKSGVSEQEFYQLLTRTLQAYQAEHPELNERFKALDLLTTNIDKICLNKVRFKIGLGDSSERPLPELADPIANPLLI, encoded by the coding sequence GTGTCGTATACATTTTGGGAACAAGCAAACCGTAATTTGATAGGTAAAACATTAAGTGAAATTCATTTTGAGCAGTTAGTCGAATATGGCTCATTGAGTGCTCAAACACCGAATACTCATACATCGAACAAGCAAATTTATGTACTTGACTGCGGGGCGCAACAATGGCGATTTGAAGCACAAAAAACAGTATGGAGGATGCTCAACATTGATAATGATTCAATTCAATCAAGCCATGGTGAGATGACTTTATTAAACGATTTGCTGATTGATTTACAACCGGTACTCAATATTTCGGATATGAATTTAGCCGGCTTTTTAGAAGAGGTTCAACAGACCCTAATCAGTGAGTTGCGTAGCTTGGAAGTTCAACAAGGATTGACCGCTTTTGATATTGTTCAATGTGATGAAATCACGAGACAAAAATATTTAAATGCACATCCTAAATTAATCGCCAATAAAGGACGTTTAGGGTGGGGAGAGCATGATCTTGAGCGCTATTCTCCAGAGTCAGCTCAAGCATTTACACTGCATTTCTTGGCGGTAGATAAATCGATTTCTGTGTCTGGATTTAAGGCTGGTTTAAATATTGAGGATTTGTTTGCCTCTTTTGTCAGCGAGTCTGAATGGCATTCATTACTCAATAAATTACCGTCAGGTGGGTTAGAGCAGTTTGATATTATTCTTGTGCATCCCTGGCAGTTACAACGTTACCTTAAAAGCCAATTTTTACAGTATTTCGTTGAAAGTAAATTGATCGAGCTCGGTACAACGACAGTGAAGTGGTTGCCTCAGCAATCGATCAGAACACTGACGGCAGAAATACCGAGTGTGAAAGTGGATGTCAAAACGGCATTAACGATCTTAAATACCTCTTGTTATCGCGGTATCCCTGGTAAGTATATTGCTCATGGCGCACGCATTTCAGCCTGGCTGGCGGATATTACAAAACAAGATGCGGTTTTAAATAAGCTCGGCCTTCGAGTTCAACAAGAAATTGGTGGTGTGTATTGTCCTCACCCTTATCAAGCTAAAATCGACGGGCCATATCGTTACCAAGAAATGCTGGGTTGTATTTGGCGAGAACGTGCCGAGAGCCTACTTAGCGAGCACCAAAGACCGCTTTCAATGGCAACGCTAATGCAACAAGATTTAAGCGGTATGCCGTGTATTGAAGCGTTAATTCATTTATCTAACAGAACGGCGCAAGAGTGGTTGAAAGCCATGTTTACCCATGTCGTCGTGCCTATTTATCACTTAATGGTTAAGTATGGCGTGGGAATTGTCGCGCATGGACAAAACGTCACTTTGATTTTAGAAAACCATTTCCCAGTTGGCTGCTTGATTAAAGACTTTCATGGCGACTTACGACTTATCGATCAAGATTTTCCCGAGCTTTCGACACTAGATCAAGATATTCAAGTCAACCTTGTACGCTTGCCAGCTCATTATCTTATCCATGATTTACTTACAGGGCACTTTGTCACGGTTCTGCGTTTTGTTTCTCCCATGCTTGAAAAGAGTGGCGTAAGCGAGCAAGAATTTTATCAACTACTAACAAGGACTTTGCAAGCCTACCAAGCTGAACACCCTGAATTGAACGAACGTTTTAAGGCTTTAGATCTATTGACAACCAACATCGATAAGATCTGCCTTAATAAAGTGCGTTTTAAAATTGGTTTAGGGGATAGTAGTGAAAGACCATTGCCAGAATTAGCCGATCCTATCGCCAACCCTCTGCTTATTTAA
- a CDS encoding ABC transporter ATP-binding protein, with protein MFRLQDVTFETQNKTILSPTSLSFEKGKVTSLLGHNGSGKSTLIKMLARQQAATQGEIELDEKNIHLLTAKEFALKVAYLPQHPPLTDGVKVRELVRFGRYPWKGLFGRYSSKDEEYIDEAIEQVGLAHMQDRFVATLSGGERQRAWMAMLLAQKSECILLDEPTSALDVAHQYELLALVRELNQALGLTVIMVLHDINMAARFSDQMVALHSGKVLASGTPEELMQQDVLHQIYGIPLDLFVHPETGHAISYIR; from the coding sequence ATGTTTCGATTACAAGATGTTACGTTTGAGACTCAAAATAAAACTATTTTAAGTCCAACGTCTTTAAGCTTTGAGAAGGGTAAAGTAACGAGTTTACTTGGACACAATGGTAGTGGGAAATCGACATTAATAAAAATGTTGGCAAGGCAGCAAGCCGCAACGCAAGGTGAAATTGAGCTAGATGAAAAAAATATTCATCTTTTAACCGCAAAAGAGTTTGCTTTAAAAGTCGCCTATTTACCGCAACACCCGCCATTGACCGATGGGGTCAAAGTTCGTGAGTTAGTGCGCTTTGGTCGTTATCCATGGAAAGGCTTATTCGGCCGATATAGCTCAAAAGATGAAGAATATATCGACGAGGCCATTGAACAAGTAGGGTTAGCCCATATGCAAGACCGCTTTGTGGCTACGCTTTCTGGTGGTGAAAGACAACGTGCTTGGATGGCGATGTTACTTGCACAAAAAAGCGAATGTATTTTATTGGATGAGCCTACATCCGCATTAGATGTAGCTCATCAATATGAATTATTGGCTTTGGTACGTGAGTTAAACCAAGCGTTAGGGTTAACCGTGATCATGGTGTTACATGATATCAATATGGCGGCAAGGTTTAGTGATCAGATGGTGGCGTTACATTCTGGAAAAGTCTTAGCTAGTGGCACACCTGAGGAGCTAATGCAGCAAGATGTACTGCATCAAATCTACGGGATACCGCTTGATTTATTTGTTCACCCTGAAACTGGTCATGCGATCAGCTATATCCGTTAG
- a CDS encoding ABC transporter substrate-binding protein, which translates to MKSWLVSLLILWTSYNAHAESFKHEMGEVTFDSVPQKIVALDWVSTEHLLALGVTPTGIADVKGYQAWVVSPPLPESVISIGSRREPNLELLAQMKPDLILMSDAMSPAYQKLNAIAPTMVLSIYTDSHQPIENAKSQVRTLGKVLHRSEQAEQVIRDFDDNIQSNKFKIEQFEKASQTTIPSLLLIRFLGEQHLRIHGKTSLSGETIELMGLTNAWQQQGNSWGFSSATIQQLAPLQDSNVFYYGPLTDDERKSLTSNPIWKVMKFVREQRAYELPPVWTFGGLLAARKFSDEVTRILTQTNSIEAQVKAK; encoded by the coding sequence ATGAAAAGCTGGCTAGTCTCATTGTTAATCTTGTGGACATCGTATAATGCTCACGCTGAAAGCTTTAAACATGAGATGGGGGAAGTGACCTTTGATTCTGTTCCTCAAAAAATAGTGGCATTGGATTGGGTCTCGACCGAACATTTGCTCGCACTTGGTGTAACACCAACAGGCATCGCAGATGTTAAAGGGTATCAAGCTTGGGTTGTCTCGCCACCATTGCCTGAAAGTGTTATCAGCATCGGCTCAAGAAGAGAGCCGAACCTCGAGCTTCTCGCGCAAATGAAGCCAGATCTCATTTTAATGAGTGATGCAATGAGCCCTGCTTATCAAAAGTTAAATGCGATTGCACCCACCATGGTGCTAAGTATTTATACTGATTCGCATCAACCGATAGAAAATGCTAAATCTCAAGTTCGTACTCTCGGCAAAGTGTTACATCGTAGTGAGCAAGCCGAGCAAGTTATCAGGGATTTTGATGACAACATCCAAAGCAATAAATTCAAGATAGAGCAATTCGAAAAAGCCTCTCAAACAACGATTCCATCTTTGTTATTAATCCGTTTTCTTGGTGAACAGCACCTACGTATTCATGGTAAGACTTCTTTGTCAGGTGAAACAATTGAATTAATGGGGTTAACCAATGCTTGGCAACAACAAGGCAATAGCTGGGGGTTTAGTTCCGCAACAATTCAACAATTAGCACCACTTCAAGATTCCAACGTTTTTTATTATGGGCCATTAACCGATGATGAAAGAAAATCGCTGACGAGTAACCCTATTTGGAAAGTTATGAAGTTTGTACGTGAACAACGTGCTTATGAGCTGCCACCAGTATGGACATTTGGTGGCTTGTTAGCTGCGCGAAAATTCAGTGATGAAGTTACCCGAATCTTAACGCAAACCAATTCGATAGAAGCACAGGTGAAGGCGAAATAG
- the fhuB gene encoding Fe(3+)-hydroxamate ABC transporter permease FhuB: MDAALPTYFKFGMFKYGVLIALIIGLLSLLIKASMPYSLPVEQFAQALFSPDQNSYQQVILHYSYFPRLMMALLCGAGLALAGSVMQTVLRNPLASPTTLGVASGAQLGVAVALLLPLSAWHSELSALFWLTPKTLAFAGGLMATGLVFLLTAHKGFAPLQMVLAGMVVTLFLGSLNMVLILFNEQQLTGLFIWGAGALDQNDWSGVAHLLPQVAIALLILLVIQRPLSILQLGEDVASSIGVKVGLLRIAALMIAVFVTSSIVSEVGIISFIGLVAPSLAKLLGARRLISQLLLSSLVGAVLLLLTDLLVMPFAGVSGELLPTGAVTALIGAPCLLWLLNKQTWSSTQKFEPDADPQFSDQSFLSVFIISLLVLIAFTLLSLFLGQSQLGWQLSFAHSVLDLRIPRILVAIFAGSALALAGSIIQRITGNPMSSPEVIGISSGAAFALVLGVLLFGSVTRFEQLLLGSGGALFIMLMVWWFSRKSQLSPVKMLLTGVALSALLDSLIRISLASGNEQVKGLLAWLSGSTYLVAWSDSLLLIVGTIVLAVGLFACHRWLDLMALGSITASALGLNTYRVRQCLMLFASMLTALAVIVVGPLSFVGLLAPHMAKSMGQHSARHQMLLSCVIGSNIMLLADWLGRNIWFPWQVPAGLLASLIGGGYFIYLLRKQN; encoded by the coding sequence ATGGACGCTGCGCTCCCTACATATTTTAAATTTGGTATGTTCAAGTATGGGGTTCTCATTGCCTTGATCATTGGGCTATTGAGCCTATTGATTAAGGCAAGCATGCCGTATTCATTGCCTGTTGAACAATTTGCTCAAGCTCTATTTTCTCCTGATCAGAATAGTTATCAGCAAGTTATTTTACATTACAGCTATTTCCCTCGTTTGATGATGGCGTTGCTATGTGGCGCAGGTTTGGCGCTTGCAGGTTCTGTGATGCAAACGGTATTAAGAAACCCATTGGCTTCACCAACCACGCTGGGTGTGGCTTCAGGGGCACAGTTAGGGGTTGCGGTTGCGTTATTATTGCCTTTATCAGCTTGGCACTCTGAGCTTAGTGCTTTGTTCTGGTTGACACCAAAAACCTTAGCATTTGCTGGGGGATTAATGGCGACCGGTTTAGTGTTTTTACTGACGGCCCATAAAGGCTTTGCACCACTGCAAATGGTGTTAGCGGGCATGGTCGTGACTTTATTTCTAGGCTCACTCAATATGGTGTTGATCCTATTTAATGAACAGCAATTAACGGGCTTATTTATTTGGGGGGCAGGGGCATTAGATCAAAATGATTGGAGTGGTGTAGCGCATTTATTGCCACAAGTTGCCATTGCATTATTAATCTTATTAGTGATTCAGCGTCCATTGTCAATTTTGCAGCTCGGTGAAGATGTCGCCTCATCAATCGGTGTCAAAGTTGGTCTGTTGAGAATTGCCGCTTTAATGATCGCGGTGTTTGTTACTTCAAGTATCGTGAGTGAAGTGGGCATTATCAGCTTTATTGGTCTAGTTGCTCCAAGTCTTGCCAAATTATTAGGAGCTAGAAGACTGATTTCTCAGTTATTGCTGAGTTCTCTTGTGGGCGCGGTTTTATTGCTATTAACAGACCTTCTTGTTATGCCTTTTGCCGGAGTTTCTGGTGAATTGCTCCCAACCGGCGCGGTCACAGCTTTGATTGGGGCACCGTGTTTACTGTGGCTTTTGAATAAACAAACCTGGTCAAGTACACAAAAGTTTGAACCTGATGCGGATCCACAATTTTCTGACCAATCTTTTTTATCCGTTTTTATTATTTCATTATTGGTTCTCATTGCGTTTACGTTACTGTCTTTGTTTTTGGGGCAAAGCCAACTTGGCTGGCAACTCAGCTTTGCGCATAGCGTTTTAGATTTAAGAATACCGCGCATATTGGTGGCGATTTTTGCCGGCTCAGCCTTAGCGTTAGCCGGTAGCATTATTCAACGTATCACGGGTAATCCGATGTCGAGCCCGGAAGTGATTGGGATCAGTTCTGGAGCCGCTTTTGCTTTGGTATTAGGTGTGCTGTTGTTTGGTTCAGTGACGCGTTTTGAACAGTTATTACTTGGCAGCGGCGGGGCATTGTTCATCATGTTGATGGTGTGGTGGTTTAGCCGTAAGAGCCAACTTTCGCCAGTAAAAATGCTATTGACTGGGGTGGCATTAAGCGCGCTATTAGATTCATTGATTCGGATTTCATTGGCCTCGGGTAACGAGCAAGTAAAAGGATTATTGGCGTGGTTATCCGGTTCAACGTATCTCGTGGCGTGGTCTGATTCACTGCTTTTGATTGTAGGAACCATAGTGCTCGCGGTTGGATTATTTGCTTGCCACCGTTGGCTAGATTTGATGGCACTAGGCAGCATTACCGCGAGTGCTTTAGGGTTGAATACCTACCGTGTTCGTCAATGTTTGATGTTATTTGCATCGATGCTGACTGCATTGGCTGTGATCGTGGTGGGGCCACTGAGTTTTGTCGGATTATTGGCCCCTCATATGGCTAAATCTATGGGGCAACATAGCGCACGACATCAAATGCTGTTGTCTTGTGTAATAGGCAGTAACATCATGTTATTAGCCGATTGGCTAGGGCGAAATATTTGGTTTCCTTGGCAAGTACCAGCGGGATTGCTGGCATCACTGATTGGTGGTGGTTACTTTATCTATTTATTAAGAAAGCAAAATTAA